The Vitis vinifera cultivar Pinot Noir 40024 chromosome 16, ASM3070453v1 DNA segment AAAAAGATAGATTTGGTATGTATGCTTTATACTTGAGAATCTCCTAAACCGTGACAATTAATTAGGTTTAGttccaaaaatttatattacctATGCTCCATTTGGTCCTTCAAGCTGTAGAAAGAAAGCAAACATTTAGACCCATCTGGAATGAAATGCccaatttcatttaaaaacacAGCCTCCAATTCACAAACAAAAACCAGGGCTATTTCATATTTAGGTATAATATATTATACATCAAAAGCAAGCCAAGACATGATCAAAACTCAAGTACTAAGCCCAGGCTTGGACTGCCGACTGAGCAACCAAACTGGTGGCTCAGTTCTTGGCAGCGAATTGGTTAACCAAGGCTAACGCATTGCTAGTGACTTGCGCAACAGTAACCAACCAACCCCTAATCGATGCCTTAACCCTGCCGTCCAGGGCCCGACCAGCGAATCCATCAACACACGTATTATCATCGGTTAGGGCAGCGCTGACCCAAGTGTCAACATTGCTCATGTGCCACAAAAAGTCCTGCCCCTTGCTCTTCCCAGCTTCCTCAAGCTCCTGTACGGACCGGGAAAGACGGTCGATGCTGTCGTTCATTTCTTCTAAACAGTCCTGAACCGCCTCCAACTCCCTAGCCTTCATGCCCTTAATCTTACCCAATTTGGACACAAACGCCTTGGCGGACTGAGCCTTGGCTAGGCTCACCGTCAAAGCGGTGTGAGCCAACTGCTTCGGGCTTTTCTGAATTGTGCTTGCATACACTGACAGCGATTGGACGCACAATGCTGGGTACCGGGTGGCACTGCACTTGGCCTTGATGAAACTAGTGCTGCCGGAATTGGCAGCCGCAGACTCAGCAACCCTGGAGGTGTACAAAAGTACTGAAACCACCACCAAGACTACTAGTACTGAGGCTCTTGCCATGACTCTGGGCAGTAAGAAATTTGCTGATTATATGATTGTATTGGAGGATAGGTGGAAGAGGATGGGCAGTTTTAAGTATTTATAGAGGGTTTAAGCATTTAGTTGACGGTAATATGTAGGTCCTGTGTTGATGTGTAATGGGCCCCATAATACAGAAGAAAAAATTTCCGGCAATCAAGCACTGAATTAAGGGTTGTCATATTTGACAAAGGTTTGTGAAAATATGGGAAAATGTGCATGTGAAGTTGTGTCCACTGCAATTAAAGTAGGTCAAGTTCTTGACGTTTTGCTGCCGACACTGGCTAATTGCAGGCTTGAAGAGTTTAGTATAGGGTTTAGGACGTTAGGCAATATCTATACATCTTTTCTTAATCAAAGGTCACGAAAGATTCGGCAAAATCTATTCATCCAGACATCCATACATCTATTCTTAGGTTAAAAACATTGAGtttgatttttgtaaatattgtttatgaATTTTCTAGGATATGTTAGTGCATTTTGGAtggtatattttttattttttaaaataaaaataatattaatttttatataaggtACAAAAATTCTTGATATTAcgtttggttccaaaaaatactattagaaataggaaaaaaatattaacaaaaataattttttcatgtttgattttcttataaaaaaaaatgaaaaaaggttaaatataattataattattaaaaaaaattatatatttttaaattatttgatatttatatataaaagttaaatgagtttaaaataatatataaaaataatttattaattttaaatttattttttattttattttattttttcttttcttctacttttcttatatttccctcacattttccttcaaacttgAAGCATCCAATATAGCTTAaaagtttatattaaaaaattaattttgaaaactatttaaaaaaattttaagtatcaaaaacatttttaccacctcaaaatttaaaaatataagataaataaaaacttttaaagcaatatattctatttttataaaaagactttttattttaaaaaaaatgaaaaatagaaagtacATCCGCAACATTGGGCCCAATTTgcgttgttttttaaaaattgttttaaaaaaattgagaattaaaaataatttttaaaattttttaaaaaataaaaatgtatttgacagtgattccgaaagtgtttttaatctttctaactcttgaaaatttttatacataaatttatggtattaataagtttattatttgagttttaaatcatttttaaaagttattatacttattaataaatccaacacattaaatctaatttaatttgaagtttatttgtctagtgaaaacaaatagagaaataataattttatataaaaaataaacaatagagttattttaaatcaatttttatttataaatttgtgatattaataagtttattatttaagttttaaattatttttaaaaaataataaacttgttaataaattcaatgcattaagtcttgtttaatttgaaattaatttatctaacgaaaaaaatcgaaaaatgaTGATTATATATAGAAgagaaattaaaagttattctccattttagtttgtttttaaaaattgaaaataaagaacaataatcaaataatattataaatttttaaaaactattttttatttttaaaaatagaaaattgtttttagaactCTCCAAAGAGGCTCTAACTTCAAGTGCTGGtttagttaaattttattgttttaaaagcAAAAGGCCTGATATGCATTAGTGAAGctattctttattttcaatgttttgaaTACCATCCGTGAGATATTGATTAACTAAAATCATTATGTTATTAAATCATATTGAGAGGTAGTGTGAAAACTTTGAAAAGGCGAGAAAcaatcaaagaaaagaaaaagtaaaaaagtaaGTGAGAACAGATTGGGAAAAGACTGACTTTGACTCTCTTATACTACGGTTTTATAAGCTTTCATATTGCCCAAAAGTTATATTCACACTAactttatattatcatttactTAATTTCCATCctttaatttattctatttacACACCTTTCTTAGCCTATTGATAGGCTTTGGGCTGTTGTTCAACTTTAGTAGTAAAGACTTAAGAAGGAAGACACGTCTCTCACACGATCCCACGACTCGCACGACTCACACTCGTGATGTATACGCCCACATCCACTGGAAATTAACGCAGGAGACTTCGACCATAtgttaaaattaagaataagttttccaatttcCATAAAACACTACAAAAGGAGGCCGCGGGTccacttaatttaatttagtagGGGAGTGTGGGGTGGGGGTAATGGTCACAGATGAGGGCTTGGTAGGCCTGCTGCATTT contains these protein-coding regions:
- the GRIP28 gene encoding ripening-related protein-like precursor, coding for MARASVLVVLVVVSVLLYTSRVAESAAANSGSTSFIKAKCSATRYPALCVQSLSVYASTIQKSPKQLAHTALTVSLAKAQSAKAFVSKLGKIKGMKARELEAVQDCLEEMNDSIDRLSRSVQELEEAGKSKGQDFLWHMSNVDTWVSAALTDDNTCVDGFAGRALDGRVKASIRGWLVTVAQVTSNALALVNQFAAKN